ATGGTTTTTAATCTTTTTTCTGTATCTTTGGATCTGTAAATATTTTGTCCATAGCTTATTCCTAATGCAACCCCAGATTTTTTGTCTTGTTCTCCAAATAGTCTTGTACTGTAAGAATCAGATCCCTTAACCTTCCAAGATTCTTTTTCACCAGTATCTTTATTCCAAGCAAGGCCTATGCTTGCTCCTGTTGAAAATGCAATTCCTAGTTCTTTATTTTTGCTGAAATTAAGAGCATTCCCCTTTGGATCAAATATATCTTCAGCTTTTTTGCTAGGATCTGAAGGTGTTTCTTTTTTGGAATTTGCTGCTTTTGAAATGTGTCCAAATACAGAAAAGTCACTTGCAAAAGGATCTATTCCAAAATCAGTCCCCATTTGTAAAACAAGATAGGTATTTTTATTGTTAATTTTTGTTAATCCAAGTTTATATTGAGCTCCAAAAGATGCTAAAATTGCAGAATTTGATAAAGTTGGGCTAAATAAGTCGTTTCCAACTACAGATTTATCTTTTAAAGAGTATGTTATTGATGAATTATTAAATGTTTCATTTCCATAAGCTCCTGACAAGCCAAAATTTAATTCAAAAGGTGTTTCTGCAATTACAGATTCAGAGTCTGCGTTTGTATCAAGTAGATTTTTTATTGGTTTCCATGTTGCTTGAATTCCATAAAGGATTCCTTGATAGGTTTTATTGTATGGAGTGTCTTTGTCATTCTCTTGATTTCTGTTACCTGTGCCTGTTCCCCCTATTGCAAATGCAAGATCAAGTTGTGGGAGCTTGTATCCTAATTGAATTGTTCCTATGTTTTTAGAGGTGCCTCTTGCAAGAATTGTTCCTCTTACTATTCTGTCATTGCTTGGGAATCCGTAGTAAGTGCTTTTAAATCCAGTCATAGGGGCAAAACTAAATAAAGATTCTTTATTAAAGTCAAAATCCGTCATCGTACTAATTTTAATAAAAAAATCATATATGTTAATTTGGGCTGTTATATCTCCCACGTCAATTTTGAACGGATCGCCTTTTTTACCTTCTGCTTTGAATGCAAGATCTTCCACCTTAATAAAAGCTGAGAATGGATCATCTTTGCCTAATTCGGGATTAGCTTCAAATGGTTTAAGTTTAATAGTAATTTTACTCTTGTTTTCAAATCCAGGAACAAGCTCATCCATGTCTAATCTGAATTCACTTGTGTTTTCAAATCCAAATGTGGGCATCCACGGGTTTATTTTAAATACATCTTTTTCCTTTAATTCGTCTGCTGCAAATATTGCCACAGATGTTGTTAAAAATATAATTAATTTATATAAAATGTGGTTTTTCATAATTATACCTTCCTGTTGTAACTATAAACTTTTTATTATTAGTTCTAGTTATTAATTAAACGTATTAATAAATATATTATGCATATGCTATTATATATTATATATAATATATTAACATATATATAACATGTATATAACATGTATATAATATTAAAATATTAGGTAAAATTTCAAGGCCATATTAGTATTTTGTGATTTTTAAATTATTCAAATTTATAAATAAGATTAATTTATACTAAAATTAATCTTATTTATTTTAAAGGATTAATTTATACTAAATAAACTAGCAATCCCGTTGCTAAAATGTAGCATAAAGCATAAGGCATTGTTTTTGATAAAAGTTTACCTTCTTGCCCAATTAATCCAGCAGTTGTTGCTGCTATTGTGATGTTTTGGGGAGAAATCATTTTACCTCCAGTTGCTCCTGTTGTGTTTGCTGCTGCAAGCCAGTAAGGATTTGTTCCAATGTTTTCTGCCATTTGTGTTTGCAAAGGTCCGAAAAGAACATTTGAAACTGTATCACTTCCTGTTAAAAATGTCCCAATAGCTCCAATTAGTGGGCTAAATAATGGGCCAAATTTACCCGTTACTATTGAGATTCCATCAGCAAGATCTCTTATCATTCCACTGTGTGTCATTAATCTTGATATTGCAACAATGCATATGATTATCAATGAAGATAATGCCATTTTTTTCAAGGTTAGTGTAAATATTTTGAGTTGTTTTAATATTGGTACTCCCCGTATTGAATAGGATATTATTGTTGCAAGTATAATCAAGAAGCCCGGGGAAATAAGCCATTTAAAGTGTAGAGGATTTGCTTCTGGATAAATGCTAACAGTGCTTTGAAAAGTTTTTAGGTATTCGTGAATTTTGCTAAAAAGAGGAGATACAAGTACTATAAATACTACTATTAAAATGTAGGGTGAACAAGCAATAATTCCTTTTGACAAAGGTATTACATTTTTGCTTTGGTGCTCATGTGTGTCTTTATTTTCAAAAAACTTTGCGTAAGTTATTGTTATTGCCATAGAAAGGATGCTTCCAATGATTGCAGGAAGTTCTGGCCCCAAAGTTTTTGATATGAATACTTGAGATATTGTCATTGACATTCCTGAGAGTAAGGTAAGAAGAAATACCCCTTTTAATCCTTTAATGCCTCCTCCTGTAAGAATTACCAGTACAAAAGGTATTATTAAGGTTGGGAGTATTAGTTGTAATGCAATATCAGATGAAACGATGTTAACATCCAAGTTAGTTGCTTGAGCTA
The nucleotide sequence above comes from Borrelia maritima. Encoded proteins:
- a CDS encoding integrin-binding adhesin P66 family protein, encoding MKNHILYKLIIFLTTSVAIFAADELKEKDVFKINPWMPTFGFENTSEFRLDMDELVPGFENKSKITIKLKPFEANPELGKDDPFSAFIKVEDLAFKAEGKKGDPFKIDVGDITAQINIYDFFIKISTMTDFDFNKESLFSFAPMTGFKSTYYGFPSNDRIVRGTILARGTSKNIGTIQLGYKLPQLDLAFAIGGTGTGNRNQENDKDTPYNKTYQGILYGIQATWKPIKNLLDTNADSESVIAETPFELNFGLSGAYGNETFNNSSITYSLKDKSVVGNDLFSPTLSNSAILASFGAQYKLGLTKINNKNTYLVLQMGTDFGIDPFASDFSVFGHISKAANSKKETPSDPSKKAEDIFDPKGNALNFSKNKELGIAFSTGASIGLAWNKDTGEKESWKVKGSDSYSTRLFGEQDKKSGVALGISYGQNIYRSKDTEKRLKTISENAFQSLNVEISSYEDNKKGLMNGLGWISSIGLYDILRQQSIENYLAAISSANEKNQAEQSPSTSKKATTPPNLTFEDAMKLGVALYLDYAIPITSISTEAYVVPYIGAYLLGPTNKISSNATKIYLKTGLSLEKLIRFTTISLGWDSNNIIELANKNPNNAAIGSAFLQFKIAYSGS
- a CDS encoding lactate permease LctP family transporter, translating into MNSYDFITALVPIILIIIGLGIIKKPAYYVIPISLITTVAIVIFYKNLGIENTSLAILEGTLMGIWPIVTVIIAAIFTYKMSEDQKDIETIKNILSNVSSDKRIIVLLVAWGFGNFLEGVAGYGTAVAIPVSILIAMGFEPFFACLICLIMNTSSTAYGSVGIPIISLAQATNLDVNIVSSDIALQLILPTLIIPFVLVILTGGGIKGLKGVFLLTLLSGMSMTISQVFISKTLGPELPAIIGSILSMAITITYAKFFENKDTHEHQSKNVIPLSKGIIACSPYILIVVFIVLVSPLFSKIHEYLKTFQSTVSIYPEANPLHFKWLISPGFLIILATIISYSIRGVPILKQLKIFTLTLKKMALSSLIIICIVAISRLMTHSGMIRDLADGISIVTGKFGPLFSPLIGAIGTFLTGSDTVSNVLFGPLQTQMAENIGTNPYWLAAANTTGATGGKMISPQNITIAATTAGLIGQEGKLLSKTMPYALCYILATGLLVYLV